The following is a genomic window from Crossiella equi.
ACGGCGGTCCACCCGGCGGCGAGCACGGCCGCGACAACCGCGACCGGCCGCCGCCCGAACCGGTCGGACAACGCGCCACCAGCCAGCATCGCCAGCACCTGCACCACGGACCCGGCGGTGACGGCGACGGTCGCGGCCCCGGTGCTGAGCCCGATGTGTTTGGCGTAGACCAGCAGGAAGATCGTGAACACGTAGAACGCCGCGTTCTCCCCGATCCGCGCCGCGAACACGCTGAACAGTTGCCGGGGATGCGTCCGCACCGCGGCGAGCACAGGCGCCCGCACGGGCTTCTCGGCCTTGGCGGCCTGCGTGAACAACGGCGACTCGGCCACCCGCAACCGCACCCACAACCCGACCAGCACGAGCACGACCGAGGCCAGGAACGGAATCCGCCACCCCCAGGCGGTGTAGTCGGCGCCGCTCATCGAGTACGCGGTGACCGCGAGGGCAGCCGTCGCGAGCAGGTTGCCGAGCGGCCCGCCGGTCTGCGGCGTCGCGGTCCAGAATCCGCGCCGCCGGGCAGGCCCGTGCTCGGCGACCAGGAGCACGGCGCCCCCGAACTCCCCACCGAGCGCGAACCCCTGGACAAGCCGCAACAGGGTCAGCAGCAGCGGCGCGGCCACCCCGATCTGCGCGTACCCCGGCAGCACGCCGATCAGGAACGACGACACCCCCATCAGCACCAGGCTGACGGCGAGCAGCTTCTTCCGCCCGACCCGGTCCCCGAAATGCCCGAACACGACCCCGCCCAACGGCCGGGCGACGAACCCGACGGCATAGGTCACCAGCGCGAGCAACACCCCGCTCAACCCGTCGGCCTCGGGGAAGAACACGGGCCCGAAGATCGTCGCGGCCGCGGCGCCGTACAGGAAGAAGTCGTAGAACTCGACCGTCGTACCGATGACCCCGGCACTGACCACCCGCGCCAGCGACCCTTGGCCCGAACCGCCACCGGCTCCGTCCCGCACCCCATCAGCCATGGCCGCAGCTTCACGCGACCAGATCACGCAGTCAAGGAAAACGAACAACCACGTCCGCTATCCGGACAGCTGATGTCTTCGGGTGGTGCCTAACCCACCAACAGGCTGAGCCGCACCTTTCGCACCGGATTGTCCACATTGGTGTCCACCAGGCACACCGACTGCCAGGTCCCGAGCGCCATGCGCCCACC
Proteins encoded in this region:
- a CDS encoding MFS transporter encodes the protein MADGVRDGAGGGSGQGSLARVVSAGVIGTTVEFYDFFLYGAAAATIFGPVFFPEADGLSGVLLALVTYAVGFVARPLGGVVFGHFGDRVGRKKLLAVSLVLMGVSSFLIGVLPGYAQIGVAAPLLLTLLRLVQGFALGGEFGGAVLLVAEHGPARRRGFWTATPQTGGPLGNLLATAALAVTAYSMSGADYTAWGWRIPFLASVVLVLVGLWVRLRVAESPLFTQAAKAEKPVRAPVLAAVRTHPRQLFSVFAARIGENAAFYVFTIFLLVYAKHIGLSTGAATVAVTAGSVVQVLAMLAGGALSDRFGRRPVAVVAAVLAAGWTAVFFPLVATREQGSVLLAVGVGLLLHGLLTGAQAAFYAELFDTTVRYSGVSVGYQAATMLAGAAAPLVGTELLRSTGSPAPVAVLLAVCLAVTVVGMLIVPETRRSALR